A single window of Cetobacterium sp. 8H DNA harbors:
- a CDS encoding L,D-transpeptidase, which produces MKKIIIGLFVLFSLTFSNEVILKKELTYNKYTLENFYKYKNTSREFQWKKIEDKILAIEKLKKEYPKIGTLRNFKNSNGNPAQLKSFLTSPERDKYGVRRYQGIPLYQTLDKKPIRYAWDGSLVGILEEKDSFVKIKIESIDGEWWTPKRYVKQISNIQTDKLIFIDRKNQNIVTLQKYNGIWLIRSMNPATTGLDKLPHNYPTPLGTFVVQDKKPRMNYLKLGSSSEIAGFAPYATRFSGGGYIHGIPVELPRREIIEYSPTLGSTPRSRMCVRNASSHAKYVYEWAKPLNTLIVVIE; this is translated from the coding sequence ATGAAAAAAATAATCATTGGTCTTTTTGTTTTATTTAGTTTAACTTTTTCAAATGAAGTTATTTTAAAAAAAGAACTAACTTATAATAAATACACTTTAGAAAATTTTTATAAATATAAAAATACATCTAGAGAATTTCAATGGAAAAAAATTGAGGATAAGATATTGGCTATAGAGAAATTAAAAAAAGAATATCCCAAAATAGGAACTTTAAGAAATTTTAAAAATTCAAATGGGAATCCAGCTCAGCTAAAAAGTTTTTTAACATCTCCAGAAAGAGATAAATACGGAGTTAGAAGATACCAAGGGATCCCTTTGTATCAAACTTTAGATAAAAAACCAATAAGATATGCATGGGATGGATCTTTAGTTGGAATTCTAGAAGAAAAGGATAGCTTTGTAAAAATAAAAATAGAAAGTATAGACGGAGAGTGGTGGACTCCCAAGAGATATGTAAAGCAAATATCAAATATACAAACTGATAAATTGATATTTATAGATAGAAAAAATCAAAATATAGTTACGTTACAGAAATACAATGGAATATGGTTAATTAGAAGTATGAATCCAGCTACTACAGGATTAGATAAGTTACCTCATAACTATCCAACACCTTTAGGAACTTTTGTTGTTCAAGATAAAAAACCTAGAATGAACTATTTAAAGTTAGGAAGCTCCTCTGAAATTGCAGGATTTGCACCATATGCTACCAGATTTTCAGGTGGAGGATATATTCATGGTATACCAGTAGAATTACCTAGAAGGGAGATTATTGAATATTCTCCAACTTTAGGCTCAACACCTAGATCCAGAATGTGTGTTAGAAACGCTTCCTCCCATGCTAAATATGTCTATGAATGGGCAAAACCTTTAAATACTCTAATTGTTGTTATTGAGTAG
- a CDS encoding YhdH/YhfP family quinone oxidoreductase translates to MKFKAFLVTEVENSFERTIIEKNIEDLPDYDTLIKVSYSSLNYKDALSASGNIGVTKVYPHTPGIDAAGIVIESKNPNLKSGTEVIVTGYDFGMNTSGGYQEYIKVPSEWVIPLPKKMTLKESMIYGTAGLTAAISVFKLVIKGEVKPEDGEILVTGATGGVGSIAVKILSNLGYDVVGVTGKIEENDFLLNLGAKRVIKRSEVDDTFRPMLKGIYAGVIDTVGGNILSTAIKSLKYNGVATTCGNVAGASFESSVYPFIIRGVTLYGVDSVQISSAEREILWDKLSTEWKIEDLEKLYTEVTLEELNDKIELVLRGKNKGRVIVKL, encoded by the coding sequence ATGAAATTTAAAGCTTTTTTAGTAACAGAAGTTGAAAATTCTTTTGAAAGAACTATTATAGAAAAAAACATTGAAGATTTACCCGACTATGATACTTTAATTAAAGTAAGTTATAGCTCACTAAATTATAAGGATGCTTTATCAGCTAGTGGAAATATAGGTGTTACAAAAGTTTATCCTCATACTCCTGGAATTGATGCTGCAGGGATAGTTATAGAAAGTAAAAATCCAAATCTGAAATCTGGAACAGAAGTTATTGTAACTGGGTATGATTTTGGAATGAATACTTCAGGTGGTTATCAAGAGTATATAAAAGTTCCTTCTGAATGGGTTATCCCTCTTCCTAAAAAGATGACATTAAAAGAGAGTATGATTTATGGAACGGCAGGTTTAACTGCTGCGATTTCGGTTTTTAAGTTAGTTATTAAAGGTGAAGTTAAGCCCGAAGATGGAGAAATCTTAGTTACTGGAGCTACTGGTGGAGTTGGCTCGATTGCAGTTAAAATTTTAAGCAACCTTGGATATGATGTCGTTGGAGTTACTGGTAAAATTGAAGAGAATGACTTTTTATTAAATCTAGGAGCTAAAAGAGTAATTAAAAGATCGGAAGTTGATGATACTTTTAGACCTATGTTGAAAGGAATTTATGCTGGAGTTATAGATACAGTGGGAGGAAATATTCTTTCGACAGCTATAAAATCTTTGAAATATAATGGAGTAGCAACAACTTGTGGAAATGTTGCGGGAGCTTCTTTTGAATCATCTGTTTATCCCTTTATAATAAGAGGAGTAACTCTTTATGGTGTTGATTCTGTTCAAATAAGTTCTGCTGAAAGAGAAATTTTATGGGACAAATTATCTACAGAATGGAAAATTGAAGACTTAGAAAAACTTTATACAGAGGTAACATTAGAAGAATTAAATGATAAGATTGAGTTAGTATTAAGAGGTAAAAATAAAGGAAGAGTTATTGTTAAGTTATGA
- a CDS encoding ClC family H(+)/Cl(-) exchange transporter, producing MGIFKIYILAILTGFMTGVITIPYRWIIGKSIYLREIMFDINNSKYYLILAFIGIYLIGLVINKIAEDMPVIRGSGIPQVKGQIYGRVSIPNSLKGIILKFLGGVMGISVGYSLGREGPSVQMGALIGEQISKVFKVNRVERKYLIMSGASAGLSSAFTAPLASAIFVAEELQKYFNSRLIVFSFLGAITSGYMSSKIFLKNDYLDIKIIYPEGLNYLEYIYITIAFAIFMSLVGKAFSNMLLFFQKKNSEIRISKYIKVFLYTAMIFIIGIFYIDLTAGGESFLIKEATENSTSILILIFFIVLKLLFTTISYSTGFPGGIFLPLLVIGGLSGKLFGLILVYFNILTVENLGIFIFLGMASAFVVVVRSPATGIILILEMTSDFTLLPSMVIIVGLAYTISSFFKVYPVYDLLYEVLVKNDKSQEKVELVYELGRESQLIGKEIADLSLPGKLQITSLERQGSVVEVTGQTKLQLNDIIGVLVPRKNIEGFYDSLRSLAKED from the coding sequence ATGGGAATTTTTAAAATCTATATACTAGCAATATTGACAGGATTTATGACAGGAGTTATTACAATCCCCTATCGATGGATTATAGGAAAGTCAATATATCTAAGGGAAATTATGTTTGATATAAATAATTCTAAATACTATTTAATTTTAGCATTTATAGGAATTTATTTAATTGGTTTAGTTATAAATAAGATAGCTGAAGATATGCCGGTAATAAGAGGGAGTGGTATTCCACAAGTAAAAGGTCAAATTTATGGAAGAGTATCAATTCCAAATTCTTTGAAAGGAATAATTTTAAAATTTTTAGGTGGAGTAATGGGAATATCTGTTGGGTACTCTTTAGGTAGGGAAGGCCCTTCAGTTCAAATGGGCGCTCTTATAGGTGAACAGATATCTAAAGTATTTAAAGTAAATAGAGTAGAGAGGAAATATTTAATAATGAGTGGTGCAAGTGCTGGATTATCTTCGGCTTTTACGGCGCCTTTAGCTTCAGCAATATTTGTTGCGGAAGAACTACAGAAATATTTTAATTCAAGATTGATAGTATTTTCATTTTTAGGAGCAATAACGTCAGGTTATATGTCGTCCAAAATATTTTTGAAAAATGATTACTTGGATATAAAAATAATTTATCCAGAAGGGTTAAACTATTTAGAGTATATCTATATAACGATAGCATTTGCAATCTTTATGAGTTTGGTAGGAAAAGCTTTTTCAAATATGCTATTATTCTTTCAAAAGAAGAATAGTGAAATAAGAATTTCAAAATATATAAAAGTATTTTTATACACAGCTATGATTTTTATAATAGGAATTTTTTATATAGATCTAACTGCTGGTGGAGAAAGTTTTTTAATAAAGGAAGCAACAGAAAATTCAACTAGTATTTTGATATTAATTTTCTTTATAGTGTTAAAATTATTATTCACAACGATATCTTATTCAACAGGGTTTCCAGGAGGTATTTTTTTACCACTTTTAGTTATAGGTGGACTTTCAGGTAAACTTTTTGGATTGATATTAGTTTATTTTAATATTTTAACAGTAGAAAATTTAGGAATCTTTATATTCCTCGGAATGGCCTCTGCTTTTGTAGTGGTCGTAAGATCTCCAGCCACAGGGATTATATTGATATTAGAGATGACTTCAGACTTTACGTTGTTACCTAGCATGGTTATTATTGTTGGACTGGCTTATACAATAAGTAGTTTTTTTAAAGTTTATCCAGTTTATGATCTACTTTATGAAGTTTTAGTTAAGAATGATAAATCTCAAGAAAAAGTAGAACTTGTTTATGAACTTGGAAGAGAATCACAACTTATAGGGAAAGAAATTGCAGATTTATCACTACCAGGAAAATTACAGATAACATCTTTAGAAAGACAGGGTAGTGTAGTAGAGGTTACAGGGCAAACGAAACTCCAATTAAATGATATAATAGGTGTTTTAGTACCAAGAAAAAATATAGAAGGATTTTATGATTCGCTAAGATCTTTAGCTAAAGAGGATTAA
- a CDS encoding ATP-binding cassette domain-containing protein encodes MITFKNISLKFKNKIVLENFNLDIKKGEKILITGESGKGKTTLLRILLGFNFPNSGEVYVNNDKLDEKTITSIRNIIGYMPQSTPFLNTNVLKLIKTILGYKQNKNIPFDLERVISLLDFFSLEKTILEKDIIKLSGGEKQRLAFIVIILLDRDIWILDEITSSLDQTLKEKVVSYILNTDKTVILVSHDTVSSFDKFKVVNL; translated from the coding sequence ATGATTACATTTAAAAATATCAGTTTAAAATTTAAAAATAAAATTGTTTTAGAAAATTTTAATTTAGATATAAAAAAAGGAGAAAAAATATTAATAACAGGAGAATCTGGAAAAGGAAAAACTACTCTTCTTAGAATACTTTTAGGATTTAACTTTCCAAATTCTGGTGAAGTTTATGTAAATAATGATAAACTTGATGAAAAAACTATAACTTCAATCAGAAATATTATTGGATACATGCCTCAATCTACTCCATTTCTGAATACAAATGTTTTAAAATTAATTAAAACTATTTTAGGGTATAAACAGAATAAAAATATCCCTTTTGACTTAGAAAGAGTTATTAGTCTTCTTGATTTTTTTTCATTAGAAAAAACAATCTTAGAAAAAGATATAATTAAACTTTCTGGTGGTGAGAAACAAAGACTAGCTTTTATAGTTATTATTCTTTTAGATAGAGATATTTGGATTTTAGATGAAATTACTTCCTCTCTTGATCAAACATTAAAGGAAAAAGTTGTGTCTTATATCTTGAATACCGATAAAACTGTTATTTTAGTATCTCACGATACAGTTTCATCTTTTGACAAATTTAAGGTGGTGAATTTATAA
- a CDS encoding ABC transporter permease — translation MAQDIFLPNLLYFLIFLIPIFFIMKYLEINMITKVIKSISRMFIQLLLVGIYLKYILTLNNTWINIIYLGFMTSACAFTVTRDVKIKDLKFFFMVFISALVPLLINMFIFSELLLNLKDPFDAVYLIPISGMILGNTLNGMIVAINDFFNSMNANGESYLLSLSFGATKLEALKPFIAQSVTLAFKPSVATMANVGIVSLPGMMTGQILGGSLPDVAIKYQIAIMIALFITRFLSSFTLLYFCIVHFFDKYSICKIKVK, via the coding sequence ATGGCTCAAGATATTTTTTTACCTAATCTTCTTTACTTTTTGATTTTTTTAATCCCTATTTTTTTCATTATGAAGTATCTTGAAATAAATATGATCACAAAAGTTATAAAATCAATTTCTAGGATGTTTATTCAACTACTTTTAGTTGGTATTTATCTTAAATATATTTTAACTTTAAATAACACATGGATAAATATCATCTATCTTGGATTCATGACTTCTGCTTGTGCATTTACAGTTACTCGTGATGTAAAAATTAAAGATTTAAAATTTTTCTTTATGGTTTTTATTTCTGCTTTAGTTCCTCTTTTAATTAATATGTTCATTTTTTCTGAATTATTATTGAATTTAAAAGATCCATTTGATGCGGTATACCTTATTCCAATCTCAGGAATGATATTAGGAAATACACTAAATGGAATGATTGTAGCAATCAATGATTTCTTTAATAGTATGAATGCTAATGGCGAAAGCTACTTATTATCATTATCATTTGGAGCTACCAAATTAGAAGCCCTAAAGCCTTTTATTGCTCAATCAGTTACGCTTGCATTTAAGCCTTCTGTTGCTACTATGGCTAACGTTGGAATTGTTTCTCTTCCTGGGATGATGACTGGACAAATTTTAGGTGGATCTCTTCCTGATGTTGCAATTAAATATCAAATTGCTATAATGATTGCTCTATTTATAACTAGGTTTCTTTCTTCCTTCACCCTACTTTATTTCTGCATTGTCCATTTTTTCGATAAATACTCTATTTGTAAAATAAAAGTTAAATAA
- the thiM gene encoding hydroxyethylthiazole kinase, whose product MNRENNFHEIISSLEKVRKRVPLVYHLTNTVTINDCANITLAVGGSPLMSFCLEEMEEIIGFASSVVINIGTMEKSMVKMAVKVGEIANRLDKPIILDPVGAGATQARKNLLKDLLSKVKFSVIKGNMAEIKAILGLDSNTRGVDSLENEEDGVVLGEMVVKEFGAVAAITGKVDYIVDKDRHIKIENGSPIMSKVTGTGCMTTSLIASFLGVEVDRYISTVAGVLLMGISGEIASENFEGTGSLKVAIIDNISKMNEEMIIKKSKMIS is encoded by the coding sequence ATGAATAGAGAGAATAATTTTCATGAAATTATATCAAGTTTAGAGAAAGTCAGAAAAAGAGTACCGCTAGTTTATCACTTGACTAATACAGTGACAATTAATGATTGTGCAAACATAACTCTTGCTGTAGGGGGCTCACCTTTGATGTCATTTTGCTTAGAAGAGATGGAAGAGATTATAGGTTTTGCATCAAGTGTTGTTATAAATATTGGAACTATGGAAAAAAGCATGGTTAAAATGGCAGTTAAAGTTGGAGAGATTGCGAACAGACTAGATAAGCCGATAATTTTAGATCCGGTAGGAGCTGGAGCAACACAAGCTAGGAAAAATCTCTTGAAAGATTTATTATCTAAAGTTAAGTTTTCAGTTATAAAAGGAAATATGGCTGAAATAAAAGCTATTCTAGGATTAGATTCAAATACTAGAGGAGTTGATTCTTTAGAAAATGAAGAAGATGGAGTAGTATTGGGTGAAATGGTGGTTAAAGAATTTGGTGCAGTTGCTGCAATAACAGGAAAAGTAGACTATATTGTAGATAAAGATAGACACATAAAAATAGAAAATGGCTCACCTATTATGTCTAAAGTTACAGGAACAGGATGTATGACAACATCTTTAATAGCTAGTTTTTTAGGAGTGGAAGTAGATAGGTATATATCTACCGTAGCTGGAGTTTTATTGATGGGAATTTCTGGAGAGATTGCTTCAGAAAATTTTGAAGGAACAGGTAGTTTAAAAGTAGCAATAATTGATAATATTTCAAAAATGAATGAAGAGATGATAATAAAAAAATCAAAAATGATATCCTAG
- the thiD gene encoding bifunctional hydroxymethylpyrimidine kinase/phosphomethylpyrimidine kinase: MKKILTIAGSDSCGGAGIQADLKAMSAQGVYGMSVITAITAQNTKGVFAVQEIENDIIRKQIEVIYEDIEVDAVKIGMLSSTEIIETIAQTLEKVNAKNIIIDPVMVSKSGYYLLKESAIEALKKFLKIGTLVTPNIPEAEILSGMKIETEKDMIDSAFVIKKLGVKNVLIKGGHRNDSCTDILLTENGEIVKFLGERFETKNTHGTGCTLSSTIASYIGKGMSIEDSVKQGKNYITKAIENSFSIGEGVGPVGHFIELYKKAGVDYE, from the coding sequence ATGAAAAAAATATTAACAATAGCAGGATCAGATTCGTGTGGAGGTGCTGGAATACAAGCAGATTTAAAAGCTATGAGTGCTCAAGGAGTTTATGGGATGAGCGTAATTACAGCAATAACAGCTCAAAATACAAAGGGAGTATTTGCAGTTCAAGAGATTGAAAATGATATTATTCGAAAACAAATAGAGGTCATATATGAGGATATTGAAGTTGATGCAGTAAAAATTGGAATGCTTTCAAGTACAGAAATAATAGAAACTATTGCACAAACACTAGAAAAAGTTAATGCTAAAAATATAATTATAGATCCGGTTATGGTTTCGAAAAGCGGGTATTATTTATTGAAAGAATCAGCAATTGAAGCATTGAAAAAGTTTTTAAAAATAGGAACTTTAGTTACTCCAAATATACCAGAAGCAGAGATTCTTTCTGGTATGAAAATAGAAACAGAAAAGGATATGATAGATAGTGCGTTTGTAATAAAAAAATTAGGTGTAAAAAATGTATTAATTAAAGGTGGACATAGAAATGATAGTTGTACAGACATACTTTTAACAGAAAATGGAGAGATTGTTAAATTTTTAGGTGAAAGATTTGAGACAAAAAATACTCATGGTACAGGATGTACATTGTCATCAACAATAGCTTCTTACATTGGAAAAGGTATGAGTATAGAAGATTCAGTGAAACAAGGGAAAAACTATATAACAAAAGCAATTGAGAACTCGTTTTCAATAGGAGAGGGAGTTGGACCAGTAGGTCATTTTATAGAATTGTATAAAAAAGCGGGTGTTGATTATGAATAG
- a CDS encoding amidohydrolase, with product MKKYLKGALLLGSFLLLGCTSLQNQKEEASIIIKNGTLLTMNSEREIIKNGVVVIKNNKIISVGDESLLKNYSAKKIIDAKNGIIMPGMINTHTHASMTVFRSLADDVPDRLNRYIFPLEAKMVTPELSYLGAKHGAMEMALGGVTTMVDMYLYEENAAIAVKEVGLRGIMTQNIIKYPTADGQNKGETLNRAIAFVEKYKNDELITPGFGPHGPHTVTKEELLKIKELSKKYNVPVSMHVAETDVEFNKIKKDFGMTPVEYLDSLGLLNERFISAHNIFVTDSDIELMKKRDVGVAHNMVANIKSAKGISPALKMHDDGLRVGLGTDGPMSGNTLDIIGQMGYVAKLHKLANKDRSAMPPKKVVEMATIGGARAIHRENELGSLENGKLADIVIVETSSVNMNPIFDPYSALVYSANASNVETVIVNGKIIVDNKQLKTVDVKKSIKDITDFKEKVQKVADTL from the coding sequence ATGAAGAAGTATTTAAAAGGAGCTTTATTGCTAGGAAGTTTTTTATTGTTAGGGTGTACATCATTACAAAATCAAAAGGAAGAAGCGAGTATTATAATTAAGAACGGAACTCTTTTAACAATGAATAGTGAGAGAGAAATAATAAAGAATGGAGTTGTTGTTATAAAAAATAACAAAATAATTTCAGTAGGGGATGAAAGTTTACTAAAAAATTATTCAGCTAAAAAAATAATAGATGCTAAGAATGGAATTATTATGCCAGGAATGATAAATACTCATACGCACGCTTCAATGACAGTATTTAGATCCCTAGCGGATGATGTACCAGATAGATTAAATAGATATATTTTTCCTTTAGAAGCTAAAATGGTAACACCTGAGTTATCATATTTAGGTGCAAAGCATGGAGCAATGGAGATGGCTTTAGGTGGAGTTACAACTATGGTAGATATGTATTTGTATGAAGAAAATGCAGCAATAGCTGTAAAAGAAGTTGGACTTAGAGGAATAATGACACAAAATATTATTAAATATCCTACAGCAGATGGGCAAAATAAAGGTGAAACTTTAAATAGAGCAATCGCATTTGTTGAAAAATATAAAAATGACGAATTAATAACACCTGGTTTTGGACCACATGGACCACATACTGTGACAAAAGAAGAGCTTTTAAAAATAAAAGAGCTTTCTAAAAAATATAATGTTCCTGTTTCTATGCATGTAGCAGAAACAGATGTAGAGTTTAATAAAATTAAAAAAGATTTTGGAATGACACCAGTGGAGTACTTAGATTCATTAGGACTTTTAAATGAGAGATTTATATCAGCTCATAATATATTTGTAACTGATAGTGATATTGAACTTATGAAAAAAAGAGACGTTGGAGTGGCACATAATATGGTTGCTAATATTAAATCTGCTAAAGGAATATCACCAGCATTAAAAATGCATGATGATGGTTTAAGAGTAGGTTTAGGAACGGATGGACCAATGAGTGGGAATACATTAGATATAATTGGACAGATGGGATATGTTGCTAAATTACATAAACTTGCAAATAAAGATAGATCTGCAATGCCACCAAAAAAAGTGGTTGAGATGGCTACAATAGGTGGTGCAAGAGCAATTCATAGAGAAAATGAGTTAGGAAGTTTAGAAAATGGAAAGTTAGCAGATATTGTCATAGTTGAAACATCTTCAGTAAACATGAATCCAATATTTGATCCTTATTCAGCGCTTGTTTATTCTGCTAATGCAAGTAATGTTGAAACAGTAATAGTTAATGGTAAAATTATAGTTGATAATAAACAATTAAAAACTGTAGATGTAAAAAAATCAATAAAAGATATTACTGATTTTAAAGAAAAAGTTCAAAAAGTGGCTGATACTCTATAA
- a CDS encoding YdcF family protein, with amino-acid sequence MKKKIILLSSIIGFILLTGCTSTNKYPSSEEQNKIAHLTQTGIHYYWHGGDLSKVEKEFFKGITLKGKYDVVENSFKEASLISPYRTDLRFSIASTQIIQKKTEDALNTYKDILAIYPDNFEAGILLAGYSKQIGDMQTYSSTIENLKKTHPEKTQTYLNKFENTDKNMNIQLNTEAFKVNDNHAIVILGYALGDNGVMKPTLIERLKQGLALHRKNPRSPIIVSGGVQKGGVTEAFVMKNWLVSNGVPSYLIYMDDQAKDTVGNALYSTEILANLAPKNVTLISSASHIRRGLSVFEEAASIKGLKLKYTNLVHLDYPTLKEAQKVSEAEKLVIYRDLIRTSGIWAYPGIQQ; translated from the coding sequence ATGAAGAAAAAAATTATACTACTTTCGAGTATTATTGGATTCATTCTTTTGACAGGATGTACATCTACAAATAAATATCCATCTTCAGAAGAGCAAAACAAAATAGCTCACTTGACTCAAACTGGTATTCATTATTATTGGCATGGTGGAGATTTGAGTAAAGTTGAAAAAGAATTTTTTAAAGGTATAACATTAAAAGGAAAATATGATGTTGTTGAGAATTCTTTTAAAGAGGCAAGTCTTATAAGTCCGTATAGAACCGATCTAAGATTTAGCATAGCATCTACACAAATTATCCAGAAAAAAACTGAAGATGCTTTAAATACATATAAAGATATTTTAGCAATTTATCCTGATAATTTTGAAGCAGGAATTCTTTTAGCTGGATACTCCAAACAAATTGGGGATATGCAAACCTATTCTAGTACTATTGAAAATTTAAAAAAGACCCATCCAGAAAAAACTCAAACTTATTTAAATAAGTTTGAAAACACCGATAAAAATATGAATATCCAATTAAATACTGAAGCTTTCAAAGTAAATGATAATCACGCTATCGTTATATTAGGATATGCTCTTGGAGATAATGGGGTTATGAAACCTACTTTAATTGAAAGACTTAAGCAAGGACTGGCTCTCCATAGAAAAAATCCAAGATCACCTATTATAGTTTCTGGCGGAGTGCAAAAAGGTGGAGTTACTGAAGCTTTTGTTATGAAAAATTGGTTGGTTTCAAATGGTGTTCCATCTTATCTAATTTATATGGATGATCAGGCAAAAGACACTGTAGGAAATGCTCTTTATTCAACTGAAATATTAGCTAATTTAGCTCCTAAAAATGTCACTCTTATATCTAGTGCAAGCCATATTCGAAGAGGACTTTCTGTTTTTGAAGAAGCAGCTAGTATAAAAGGCTTAAAACTTAAATATACTAATTTAGTTCATCTAGATTATCCAACACTTAAAGAGGCTCAGAAAGTTTCTGAAGCTGAAAAATTAGTTATCTATAGAGATTTGATTAGAACTTCTGGAATTTGGGCTTATCCTGGAATTCAACAATAA
- a CDS encoding ABC transporter substrate-binding protein yields MKKLKNLLISSVTLLLIACGGSKEPEKTFTFYAGLQDDHAAMIAKEFQAKTGIKTDYVRMSSGEVLARLKAEKNNMTASVWYGGPADAFVAAQAEGLLEPYKSKEDQYIPANLKDPGNYWTGIYVGYLGFVGNQKMLAEKGLEMPKSWNDLLDPKFKGEIVVAHPGSSGTAYTMVATLVQLMGEDQAMEYLKQLNQNIRQYTKSGTAPGRMAGQGEVTVGITFLHDAIKYKKEGFTDIIISAPEEGTGFEIGGVALLKNAPNPEAGKMFIDWVLSKEVQELGKTVGSYQFLTNSNANPPEEAMQLKGTKLIDYDFDWAGNNRVRLVERFTNETNTDIPQK; encoded by the coding sequence ATGAAAAAATTAAAAAATCTTTTAATCAGTTCGGTAACACTTCTATTAATAGCTTGTGGGGGATCTAAAGAACCTGAAAAAACTTTCACATTTTATGCAGGTCTTCAAGATGATCATGCCGCTATGATTGCTAAAGAGTTCCAAGCTAAAACAGGTATCAAAACTGACTATGTTAGAATGAGTAGTGGTGAAGTTTTAGCTAGACTTAAGGCTGAAAAGAATAATATGACAGCTTCAGTTTGGTATGGGGGTCCTGCTGATGCATTTGTCGCTGCTCAAGCAGAAGGTCTTTTAGAACCTTACAAATCTAAAGAGGATCAATATATTCCAGCTAATTTAAAAGACCCAGGTAATTACTGGACAGGTATATATGTTGGATATTTGGGATTTGTTGGAAATCAAAAGATGCTAGCAGAAAAAGGACTTGAAATGCCAAAATCTTGGAACGATCTTCTAGATCCTAAATTTAAAGGTGAGATTGTTGTTGCACATCCTGGTTCGTCTGGAACTGCTTATACAATGGTTGCAACTCTTGTTCAATTAATGGGTGAAGATCAGGCTATGGAATATTTAAAGCAACTAAATCAAAATATAAGACAATATACTAAATCTGGTACAGCTCCTGGTAGAATGGCTGGTCAAGGAGAAGTGACTGTTGGTATAACTTTCTTGCATGACGCTATCAAATATAAAAAAGAAGGATTTACTGATATTATAATTTCTGCACCAGAAGAAGGAACAGGATTTGAAATTGGTGGAGTTGCTCTACTAAAAAATGCTCCAAATCCAGAAGCTGGTAAAATGTTTATTGATTGGGTTCTTTCAAAAGAAGTACAAGAACTTGGTAAAACTGTAGGTTCTTATCAATTCTTAACTAATTCTAATGCTAATCCTCCTGAAGAAGCTATGCAACTAAAAGGTACAAAACTTATTGACTACGATTTCGATTGGGCTGGTAACAATAGAGTTAGACTTGTTGAAAGATTTACAAATGAAACTAATACTGATATCCCACAAAAATAA